In the genome of Telluria beijingensis, one region contains:
- a CDS encoding TonB-dependent receptor domain-containing protein: protein MRACAALLVVVSYLLLPHARGAEPDGAAAAPDLAAIRVIDIPAQALDAALVRFTQLTGFQLLYSPHLVQALRSAAIRGHMTPREALARMLYGSRLEVVDTAPGAAALRRTASLPTTDDDDAPMSVLVTARRFSEPVFEVPISITVASARALQRQGARSIADALRAVAGVSVQPAGAGMDQISIRGIATSLGGNANGYYLDDLPFTGVTVPISPDVRTWDLERVEVLRGPQGTLFGEGSMGGTVRTLTNHARLDRTEFAAQAGARLTRDGAASRSLDTMANLPLLRGRLAVRVAASTETEGGWIDEAPGGRHDLNRTSIDTARLRMRFQASDALQLNATWWTYRNRLPYQNMSLDSGRASQAMLYDSALRYTLKGISASYDFGPVTAFYSHVSNRFDLPQSGNLVGAGSQASIAIDLAAHELRLASTATAPWRWTVGLYQRGALRNDRVVVPQYSLDQASHTGSLARSLYGDVAYLFPGTGIEANLGLRYFRDRLTGHETAFGPAGGSSTSSIRFGSASPRLALTWRRSERHQVYASAAKGFRSGQNQVGGFERIAAANQVDLPASIRPDTLWTYELGTKLSLPGRGIAAELALYHTDWNDVAVRIPLGQSGLNGLITSPGIKTNGIDASLAYTPNASFSASLAAGINRSRHAGEVAGTGIRRGSPLDDVPDLTLAASAEYRFAPLAGWKPVLCVGVTHAGIPPSSTFPQFADGDPITNASASLGVARGPWSLTVSGDNLLDERGATRRRDAVNSATGSELVAPRLRPPTLGLQLRYTMQ, encoded by the coding sequence ATGCGTGCGTGCGCAGCATTGCTAGTGGTGGTGTCGTACCTGCTGTTGCCGCATGCGCGCGGCGCCGAGCCCGATGGCGCCGCGGCAGCGCCGGACCTCGCCGCGATCCGGGTCATCGATATTCCCGCACAGGCGCTGGATGCCGCACTCGTCCGGTTTACCCAGCTGACCGGATTCCAGCTGCTGTATTCGCCCCACCTGGTGCAGGCATTGCGTTCGGCGGCCATCCGCGGCCACATGACGCCGCGCGAGGCGCTGGCGCGCATGCTGTACGGCTCGCGACTGGAGGTGGTCGATACCGCGCCCGGCGCCGCCGCCCTGCGGCGCACGGCCTCTCTGCCCACCACCGACGACGACGATGCGCCGATGTCCGTGCTGGTCACGGCGCGCAGGTTCAGCGAGCCGGTATTCGAGGTGCCGATCTCGATCACGGTGGCCAGCGCCCGGGCCCTGCAGCGCCAGGGCGCCCGCTCCATCGCCGATGCGCTGCGCGCGGTGGCCGGGGTCAGCGTCCAGCCAGCCGGCGCGGGCATGGACCAGATCAGCATCCGCGGCATCGCCACCTCGCTGGGCGGCAATGCGAATGGCTATTACCTCGACGACCTGCCGTTCACCGGCGTCACGGTCCCGATCTCGCCCGACGTGCGCACCTGGGACCTGGAGCGGGTCGAGGTGCTGCGCGGTCCGCAGGGCACGCTGTTCGGCGAGGGCTCGATGGGCGGCACGGTGCGCACGCTGACCAACCATGCGCGGCTGGACCGGACCGAATTCGCCGCCCAGGCCGGCGCCCGCCTCACCCGCGATGGCGCCGCCAGCCGCTCGCTCGACACGATGGCCAACCTGCCGCTGCTGCGCGGCCGGCTGGCCGTGCGCGTCGCCGCCAGCACCGAGACCGAAGGCGGCTGGATCGACGAAGCTCCCGGCGGACGCCACGACCTCAATCGCACCTCGATCGATACGGCGCGCCTGCGCATGCGCTTCCAGGCCAGCGACGCCCTGCAACTGAATGCCACCTGGTGGACTTACCGCAACCGGCTGCCCTACCAGAACATGTCGCTCGACAGCGGCCGCGCCAGCCAGGCCATGCTGTACGACTCGGCGCTGCGCTATACGCTCAAGGGCATCAGCGCCAGCTACGACTTCGGTCCGGTGACTGCCTTCTACAGCCATGTCAGCAACCGCTTCGACCTGCCGCAGTCGGGTAATCTGGTTGGCGCGGGCTCGCAGGCGAGCATCGCGATCGACCTCGCGGCCCACGAGCTGCGCCTGGCCTCGACCGCCACGGCGCCGTGGCGCTGGACCGTCGGCCTGTACCAGCGTGGCGCGCTGCGCAACGACCGCGTCGTCGTGCCGCAGTACAGCCTGGACCAGGCCAGCCATACCGGCAGCCTGGCGCGCTCCCTGTACGGCGACGTTGCCTACCTGTTTCCCGGCACCGGGATCGAGGCCAATCTCGGCCTGCGTTATTTTCGCGACCGCCTGACCGGCCATGAAACCGCCTTCGGCCCGGCCGGCGGCAGCAGCACCAGCAGCATCCGTTTCGGCAGCGCGAGCCCCCGGCTGGCGCTGACCTGGCGCCGCAGCGAGCGGCATCAGGTGTATGCCAGCGCCGCCAAGGGTTTTCGCTCCGGCCAGAACCAGGTGGGTGGCTTCGAACGCATCGCGGCGGCCAACCAGGTCGACCTGCCGGCGTCGATCAGGCCCGACACGCTGTGGACCTACGAGCTGGGCACGAAACTCAGCCTCCCCGGGCGCGGCATCGCCGCCGAGCTGGCGCTCTACCACACCGACTGGAACGACGTGGCCGTGCGCATCCCGCTTGGCCAGAGCGGCCTCAATGGCTTGATCACGTCGCCGGGCATCAAGACCAATGGCATCGACGCCAGCCTTGCCTATACTCCCAATGCGTCCTTCAGCGCCAGCCTGGCGGCCGGCATCAATCGCTCGCGCCATGCCGGCGAGGTCGCGGGCACCGGCATCCGACGCGGCTCGCCGCTCGACGACGTGCCCGACCTGACGCTGGCCGCCAGCGCCGAATACCGCTTCGCGCCCTTGGCCGGCTGGAAGCCCGTCCTGTGCGTCGGCGTCACCCATGCGGGCATCCCTCCCTCCTCGACTTTCCCGCAATTCGCCGACGGCGATCCCATCACCAATGCCAGCGCCAGCCTGGGCGTCGCGCGCGGGCCATGGTCGCTGACCGTCAGCGGCGACAACCTGCTGGACGAGCGCGGCGCCACCCGGCGGCGCGACGCCGTCAACAGCGCGACCGGCAGCGAACTGGTCGCGCCGCGCCTGCGTCCGCCGACCCTTGGCCTGCAGCTGCGCTACACGATGCAGTAG
- a CDS encoding RNA polymerase sigma factor, whose product MPVIALYKDRQRRLIRYVQRFLRSHAEAEDVSQEAFLRAYAAEVGGATEFSEALLYTVARNLALSELRKRTTREHLHAEEAIRLDDGDFRNDPERQAIDRNMIACVERAMSSMPPKCLEVFQLRKIDGLSHAEISERLGISVKTIERHLTKALRICRETMRLEEQGSLAGQVMHGDDHG is encoded by the coding sequence ATGCCGGTCATTGCGTTGTACAAGGATCGACAGAGAAGGCTGATACGGTATGTGCAGCGCTTCCTGCGCAGCCATGCCGAGGCGGAAGACGTCTCCCAGGAGGCTTTCCTGCGTGCCTACGCCGCCGAGGTCGGCGGTGCGACGGAGTTCAGCGAGGCGCTGCTGTACACGGTCGCGCGCAACCTCGCCCTGAGCGAACTGCGCAAGCGGACGACGCGGGAGCATCTGCATGCCGAAGAAGCCATCCGGCTCGACGATGGCGACTTCAGGAACGACCCCGAACGCCAGGCGATCGACCGCAACATGATCGCCTGCGTGGAACGCGCCATGTCGAGCATGCCGCCGAAATGCCTGGAGGTGTTCCAGTTGCGTAAAATCGATGGCTTGAGCCATGCCGAGATCAGCGAACGGCTGGGCATCTCGGTCAAGACGATCGAGCGCCACCTGACCAAGGCGCTCAGGATTTGCAGGGAAACGATGCGCCTGGAAGAGCAGGGAAGCCTGGCCGGACAGGTCATGCATGGAGACGACCATGGGTGA
- a CDS encoding FecR family protein: MGEILPFSGAPTPEQEAQRWIVRIDRGPLDPGERGALQAWLAQDPLHGRLLDEHARLWHAAGKARAVANDAAAPQPAPARRRRWPGVAAVAASLAALAIWFGMPGDGHRNLTLQTAAGQHQRVTLDDGSHIDLNTRTRAEVNYQPRRRQVVLVEGEGYFDVAKDGSRPFTVVAGATTVRAVGTRFSVRRQADGRVDVVVHEGVVEVSRAGAAPQAGKAPARLEAGQALAATAAGLETRTLAPERLPQLLAWQQGRVNFDNAALPAVLAEMSRYSEQPILPGDAGLASIRISGSFSTRETQAFLRTLEQAFALKVERRGDRYLVVARIGATRQDAAGSGGPRR; encoded by the coding sequence ATGGGTGAGATATTGCCGTTTTCCGGCGCCCCGACGCCCGAACAGGAGGCGCAGCGCTGGATCGTCCGGATCGACCGAGGTCCGCTGGACCCCGGCGAACGCGGCGCGCTGCAGGCATGGCTGGCGCAGGATCCCTTGCATGGCCGCCTGCTGGACGAACACGCCCGCCTGTGGCACGCGGCGGGCAAGGCGCGCGCCGTGGCCAACGATGCCGCCGCGCCGCAGCCGGCGCCCGCCAGGCGCCGTCGCTGGCCCGGTGTCGCCGCCGTCGCGGCCTCGCTGGCCGCACTGGCGATCTGGTTCGGCATGCCTGGCGACGGGCACCGGAACCTCACGCTGCAGACCGCCGCCGGACAGCACCAGCGCGTAACGCTCGACGATGGGTCGCATATCGACCTCAATACCCGCACCCGCGCCGAAGTGAATTACCAGCCGCGGCGGCGCCAGGTCGTGCTGGTCGAAGGGGAAGGGTATTTCGACGTGGCCAAGGACGGCAGCCGCCCCTTTACCGTGGTCGCCGGCGCGACCACGGTGCGGGCGGTCGGCACCCGATTTTCGGTCCGGCGGCAGGCGGACGGCAGGGTCGACGTGGTCGTGCACGAAGGCGTGGTGGAGGTATCGCGCGCGGGCGCCGCGCCACAGGCGGGCAAGGCGCCGGCACGGCTGGAAGCGGGGCAGGCGCTGGCGGCGACGGCGGCCGGCCTGGAAACGCGCACGCTCGCCCCCGAGCGCCTGCCGCAGCTGCTGGCCTGGCAGCAGGGCCGCGTGAACTTCGACAATGCGGCGCTGCCGGCCGTGCTGGCCGAGATGAGCCGCTACAGCGAGCAGCCGATCCTGCCGGGAGACGCCGGCCTGGCGTCGATCCGGATCTCGGGGTCGTTCTCGACGCGCGAGACGCAGGCCTTCCTGCGCACGCTCGAGCAGGCGTTCGCGCTGAAGGTGGAGCGGCGCGGCGATCGCTACCTGGTGGTCGCGCGCATCGGCGCCACGCGGCAGGATGCGGCCGGATCCGGCGGCCCGCGCCGATGA
- a CDS encoding sensor domain-containing diguanylate cyclase, translated as MLSRLDSSLKLFGILIIVIVACLATLPILSSSQANATLDALKEGAAKERAYNLMLSLLQDAETGQRGFLIGSDDDFLAPYNAGIAGIPAALDNLRQFAASDQERRLVARIAELSQEKVREMDRTIRLKKAGNTRAALDMVASQRGKLLMDELRTLLGRQQRVLADHRNRLRDELTTTLRYNSALGIGASLASLVLIVATVYIVIRSLNEQAESARQSKSLAESNAQLARQSAVRAERLSITANMLQALDSVKTPSELERVLPVFLRQLLPETAGAVYIYRNSRDVLELRASWGLAEAPPPTVAPADCWGLRLGKVHLATPEHGLCCDHGAIWLDSRDTQTCVPMVSQGDVIGILVVAADRGDDNALDSTHIATLAEQLSLAISNVSLRNTLRHQSTVDPLTGLYNRRFFDESLKRELARVQRSGSVCAVVMLDLDHFKRINDSYGHDGGDLVLQAASRVILQRVRASDVVCRYGGEELVLMLPDCGAEEAAKCAESIRQSLTAIVIQHQGQTISNVSASFGVAEWRGQCEGEQDLLQMADRALYAAKKGGRNRVVIADTV; from the coding sequence ATGCTTTCTCGACTCGACTCCAGCCTCAAGCTGTTTGGCATCCTGATCATCGTCATCGTCGCCTGCCTTGCCACGCTGCCAATACTCAGCAGTTCCCAGGCGAACGCCACGCTCGACGCACTGAAAGAAGGCGCCGCCAAGGAGCGTGCGTACAACCTCATGCTGAGTCTTCTGCAGGATGCCGAGACCGGCCAGCGCGGCTTCCTGATCGGCAGCGATGACGATTTCCTGGCCCCCTACAACGCCGGCATCGCCGGAATTCCCGCCGCGCTCGACAACCTGCGGCAGTTCGCCGCCTCCGACCAGGAGCGTCGCCTGGTGGCGCGCATTGCCGAGCTCAGCCAGGAAAAAGTCCGCGAAATGGACCGCACCATCCGCCTCAAGAAAGCCGGCAACACCAGGGCGGCGCTGGACATGGTGGCCAGCCAGCGCGGCAAGCTCCTGATGGATGAGCTGCGCACCCTGCTGGGCCGTCAGCAGCGTGTCCTGGCCGACCACCGCAATCGCCTGCGCGACGAGCTGACCACGACCCTGCGCTACAACTCGGCGCTGGGCATCGGCGCCAGCCTCGCCAGCCTGGTCCTGATCGTTGCAACGGTGTACATCGTGATCCGGAGCCTGAACGAACAGGCGGAATCGGCGCGCCAGTCGAAGTCGCTGGCGGAGAGCAATGCGCAGCTGGCGCGACAGTCGGCGGTGCGCGCCGAGCGCCTGTCGATTACCGCCAATATGCTGCAGGCACTGGACAGCGTGAAGACCCCGTCCGAGCTCGAGCGTGTGCTGCCGGTGTTCCTGCGCCAGCTGCTGCCGGAGACGGCGGGCGCGGTCTATATCTACCGCAATTCGCGCGACGTGCTCGAACTGAGGGCGAGCTGGGGCCTGGCCGAGGCGCCGCCGCCGACGGTGGCGCCCGCGGATTGCTGGGGCTTGCGGCTTGGCAAGGTCCATCTCGCCACGCCAGAACACGGCCTGTGCTGCGATCATGGAGCGATCTGGCTCGATAGCCGCGACACCCAGACCTGCGTCCCCATGGTGTCCCAGGGCGACGTGATCGGCATCCTCGTCGTCGCCGCGGACCGGGGCGACGACAATGCGCTCGACAGCACGCACATCGCGACATTGGCCGAGCAGCTCAGCCTCGCCATCAGCAATGTCTCGCTGCGCAACACCCTGCGTCACCAGTCGACCGTCGACCCGCTTACCGGCCTGTACAACCGGCGTTTCTTCGACGAGTCGCTCAAGCGCGAACTGGCGCGCGTCCAGCGCAGCGGCAGCGTGTGCGCGGTAGTGATGCTGGACCTGGACCATTTCAAGCGCATCAACGACAGCTATGGTCACGACGGCGGCGATCTGGTGCTGCAGGCGGCCAGCCGCGTCATCCTGCAGCGGGTGCGCGCGAGCGACGTCGTGTGCCGCTACGGCGGCGAGGAACTGGTGCTGATGCTGCCGGATTGCGGCGCCGAAGAAGCGGCGAAGTGTGCCGAATCGATCCGGCAATCGCTGACCGCGATCGTCATCCAGCACCAGGGCCAGACCATCTCGAATGTATCGGCCTCGTTCGGCGTTGCCGAATGGCGCGGACAGTGCGAGGGAGAACAGGATCTGCTGCAGATGGCCGACCGCGCGCTGTACGCGGCAAAGAAAGGCGGACGCAATCGGGTCGTGATTGCCGACACGGTGTGA
- a CDS encoding TonB-dependent hemoglobin/transferrin/lactoferrin family receptor, whose translation MNRLAAQDSKRGMPARYRPTPLPERAVLACAISALLMTPAFAQEDMNMPSGVEPTMPRIDIVGQLSNEAGTSTTVSGEELERANNLKDVVRHQPLVSAPGTASGTTRNRSTFDRSGTTGYNIRGIEGNRVGMDIDGIEMPDATSRPYVSRVGANTFGVGRDFIDPEMFSSADILFGTTSAKRSAGGIGGAVSFKTKSADDYLRGSKVEYYGGKVGYDSADRSWNESLTAAGRSGNLDGLVSYSRRDGHATRNNSDIVDSMPNDWDSDALLLKSALRIDAANRLELSADFYRRTNDTTFHGWDTNSTVITENFQQHSKTARNTVQLTHQWTPNNAWADVADSRLYFQSTDTEDTTDTTTLATNARVRNVSENETATWGVSSVVTKRLDRHHLSYGINASTQDVERPWNVVGYMKPQPDTTTTRAGMFLQDDIDFDLGGRRLVVTPAVRGDYVRIKMRDLGNFASGILTPADVEKMYGSPSNTIWSPSLGVSYAMMPNLLAYAQYKRSGRAPSAGEIFGTWNLASNYATGNQYALVGNRALKEETSDAVEFGIKGKPTPGMALQTSVFYTKYNDFIAYTRYTRAMFPSMFTNMPAHIGTTYQAENRDDARIYGFEFSSRLEHGQWSPNAKGFYTTWAVGLSRGDAKSNYAGDKDVPLDSVLPRKAVIGAGYDAPSKAWGLNLIGTFVAGKQAVATNRDGYTNAGPGLTDSTTVLFRVPGRATFDLVSYWQVNSNVRLDAGFYNLGDKRYWDYSSSRNLQPSVARDRRDIELLTEPGRTVAMSLRMAF comes from the coding sequence ATGAATAGACTCGCCGCCCAGGATTCCAAGCGGGGCATGCCTGCCCGCTATCGTCCGACCCCACTTCCGGAGCGCGCCGTCCTGGCTTGCGCCATCTCCGCCTTGCTCATGACGCCCGCATTCGCCCAGGAGGACATGAATATGCCCTCAGGCGTCGAGCCAACGATGCCCCGGATCGACATCGTCGGGCAGCTATCGAACGAAGCAGGGACCAGCACGACGGTCAGTGGCGAGGAACTCGAGCGGGCCAACAACCTGAAAGACGTGGTGCGCCATCAGCCGCTGGTATCCGCTCCCGGTACGGCATCGGGCACGACGCGCAATCGCAGCACCTTCGATCGTTCCGGCACCACGGGATATAACATCCGCGGCATCGAAGGCAACCGTGTTGGCATGGACATCGACGGCATCGAGATGCCCGACGCAACCAGCCGCCCGTATGTGAGCCGCGTGGGCGCCAATACCTTCGGCGTCGGTCGCGACTTCATCGATCCCGAAATGTTTTCCTCGGCCGACATCCTGTTCGGCACGACTTCGGCCAAGCGGTCGGCAGGCGGCATTGGCGGGGCGGTGAGTTTCAAGACCAAATCGGCCGACGACTACCTGCGCGGCAGCAAGGTCGAGTACTACGGCGGCAAGGTCGGCTACGACTCGGCCGACCGCTCCTGGAACGAGAGCCTGACCGCGGCAGGCCGCAGCGGCAACCTGGATGGCCTGGTCAGTTACTCGCGCCGCGATGGACACGCGACGCGGAACAATAGTGACATCGTCGACAGCATGCCCAACGACTGGGATTCGGATGCCTTACTGCTCAAGAGCGCACTGCGCATCGATGCCGCCAATCGACTCGAACTGTCCGCCGACTTCTACCGGCGCACGAACGACACCACGTTCCATGGCTGGGACACGAACAGCACCGTGATCACCGAAAATTTCCAACAGCACAGCAAGACAGCGCGCAACACGGTGCAGTTGACCCATCAATGGACGCCGAACAATGCCTGGGCCGATGTGGCGGATTCCCGACTGTACTTCCAGAGCACCGATACCGAAGACACGACCGACACGACGACCCTGGCGACCAATGCCCGCGTGCGCAATGTTTCCGAGAACGAGACGGCGACCTGGGGCGTGTCGAGCGTCGTCACGAAACGGCTGGACCGGCACCATCTCAGCTATGGCATCAATGCATCGACCCAGGACGTCGAGCGGCCGTGGAATGTCGTCGGCTATATGAAGCCGCAGCCTGACACGACGACGACGCGGGCAGGCATGTTTCTACAGGATGATATTGACTTCGACCTTGGCGGGCGTCGCCTGGTGGTGACGCCGGCCGTGCGTGGCGACTACGTCAGGATCAAGATGCGTGACCTGGGCAATTTCGCTTCGGGCATCCTGACGCCGGCCGACGTGGAAAAGATGTATGGGAGCCCCAGTAATACCATCTGGAGCCCGAGTCTCGGGGTGAGCTACGCGATGATGCCGAACCTGCTGGCGTATGCGCAGTACAAGCGTAGCGGACGTGCGCCCTCGGCCGGCGAGATCTTCGGCACCTGGAACCTTGCCAGCAATTACGCAACCGGCAACCAGTATGCGCTGGTCGGCAACCGCGCGCTGAAAGAGGAAACCAGCGATGCCGTCGAGTTCGGCATCAAGGGCAAGCCGACGCCGGGAATGGCGTTGCAGACATCGGTCTTCTACACGAAGTACAACGATTTCATCGCCTACACGCGCTATACCCGCGCCATGTTCCCAAGCATGTTCACGAACATGCCCGCGCACATCGGCACCACCTACCAGGCGGAAAACCGCGACGACGCCAGGATCTATGGTTTCGAATTCAGCTCCCGGCTCGAACACGGGCAATGGAGCCCGAACGCCAAGGGGTTTTATACGACCTGGGCCGTGGGCCTGAGTCGCGGCGATGCAAAATCGAATTACGCCGGCGACAAGGACGTCCCGCTCGACTCGGTGTTGCCGCGCAAGGCGGTCATCGGCGCCGGCTACGACGCGCCCTCGAAAGCATGGGGACTGAACCTCATCGGCACCTTCGTCGCCGGCAAGCAGGCCGTGGCGACCAACCGGGATGGCTACACCAACGCCGGGCCTGGCTTGACCGATTCCACCACGGTGCTGTTCCGGGTGCCTGGCCGCGCCACGTTCGACCTGGTCAGTTACTGGCAGGTCAACAGCAACGTGCGCCTCGATGCCGGCTTCTACAACCTGGGCGACAAGCGCTACTGGGATTATTCCAGCTCACGCAATCTGCAGCCTTCCGTCGCACGCGACCGGCGCGATATTGAACTGTTGACCGAACCGGGCCGCACGGTGGCCATGTCCTTGCGCATGGCATTTTAA
- a CDS encoding EF-hand domain-containing protein, whose protein sequence is MKEQNNQSGKHGLRLAMTAMVVALTASAPSWAAEGPAAPAGGHGLAAFMGSYDTDRDGVVTREEYDTVRKQRFMAADTNRDGWLSEEEYVAEYEGRLKQQYAGRAQDERYAGSIKQAHVRFNILDTDRDGKLTVEEDIAIADKTFKQNDKNGDGKVDQADGVKK, encoded by the coding sequence ATGAAAGAACAGAACAATCAGTCCGGGAAGCACGGGCTTCGTCTGGCCATGACGGCCATGGTGGTCGCGCTGACGGCGTCCGCGCCATCCTGGGCAGCCGAAGGCCCTGCCGCACCGGCGGGCGGCCACGGCCTGGCGGCATTCATGGGTAGTTACGACACCGACCGCGACGGCGTGGTCACCCGGGAGGAATATGACACGGTGCGCAAGCAGCGCTTCATGGCAGCCGACACCAACCGCGACGGCTGGCTCAGCGAAGAAGAATACGTGGCCGAATACGAAGGACGCCTGAAGCAGCAATATGCTGGCCGGGCACAGGACGAACGGTACGCCGGCTCGATCAAGCAGGCGCATGTACGCTTCAATATCCTGGACACCGACCGTGACGGCAAACTGACGGTGGAAGAAGACATCGCGATTGCCGACAAGACGTTCAAGCAAAACGACAAGAATGGCGACGGCAAGGTCGACCAGGCCGATGGAGTCAAGAAATGA
- a CDS encoding DUF4198 domain-containing protein translates to MSTRTLLLAAWLAAGAAQAHTPFLLPNNFDVQAKGSIGVDAGFTEKFFVSDVAFGDTAFSIVTPQGERIPFADIHQFKQRTVAEQRLPDEKGTYRLSTGPRLGAVFRTWERNGKTESARDPQQVMPPDAKLLAHYQSLSISEAYVTADKPSTKALAPTGKGLEIVPITHPSDLFVDEKFEFVVQFDGKPLVDQKVSIYRSPMDLASQSTVQNVSTDSQGKAVLPLTKPGLYLALIRHRAPAPAGAAAPTYGHNYTLTFRVLDQ, encoded by the coding sequence ATGTCGACGCGCACGCTGCTGCTGGCGGCGTGGCTGGCCGCCGGGGCCGCGCAGGCGCATACGCCTTTTCTGTTGCCGAACAACTTCGATGTCCAGGCGAAGGGATCGATCGGTGTCGATGCGGGATTCACCGAAAAGTTCTTCGTTTCGGACGTCGCGTTCGGCGATACGGCATTTTCGATCGTCACGCCGCAAGGCGAGCGCATTCCCTTCGCCGACATCCATCAGTTCAAGCAGCGGACGGTAGCGGAGCAACGGCTTCCCGACGAAAAGGGGACGTATCGCCTCAGCACCGGCCCGCGGCTGGGCGCCGTGTTCCGCACCTGGGAGAGGAACGGCAAGACCGAATCGGCACGGGATCCGCAGCAAGTCATGCCGCCAGACGCGAAGTTGCTGGCCCATTACCAGTCGCTGTCGATTTCCGAAGCCTACGTCACTGCCGACAAGCCATCGACCAAAGCGCTGGCGCCGACTGGCAAGGGACTGGAAATCGTTCCCATCACCCATCCGAGCGACCTGTTCGTCGACGAGAAATTCGAATTCGTCGTGCAGTTCGACGGCAAGCCCCTGGTGGACCAGAAGGTCAGTATCTATCGTTCTCCGATGGACCTGGCAAGCCAGAGCACCGTGCAGAACGTTTCGACCGACTCCCAGGGGAAGGCTGTCTTGCCGTTGACGAAGCCGGGACTCTATCTCGCGCTGATCCGGCACCGGGCGCCGGCACCGGCCGGTGCTGCCGCACCGACCTACGGCCATAACTACACGTTGACGTTCCGCGTGCTGGATCAATGA
- the dusA gene encoding tRNA dihydrouridine(20/20a) synthase DusA, whose product MSTTPTIPGIAPAPVLPSRRLSVAPMMDWTDRHCRVFHRQITRHTWLYTEMVTTGALVYGDVERHLRYDDVEHPIALQLGGSDPVDLAKSAKLGEQWGYDEINLNCGCPSERVQKGAFGACLMNEPQLVADCVKAMRDAVSIDVTVKHRIGIDYDEEYGFVRDFVGTIADAGCRTFIVHARNAVLKGLSPKENREIPPLRYAVAYQLKREFPDLEILINGGIKSDDEIALHLEHVDGVMLGREAYHNPWTMADWDRRFYGIEDGRPRSRIEVLEAMIPYIDEQLRRYGPLGLKLNSITRHMLGLMQGLPGARAFRQTLSDSKKLALGDPRLLLEAAARMPIAA is encoded by the coding sequence ATGAGCACCACCCCGACCATTCCAGGCATCGCCCCAGCCCCCGTCCTGCCATCGCGCCGCCTGTCGGTCGCCCCGATGATGGACTGGACCGACCGCCACTGCCGCGTGTTCCACCGCCAGATCACCCGCCACACCTGGCTGTACACCGAGATGGTCACCACCGGCGCCCTGGTCTACGGCGACGTCGAACGCCACCTGCGCTACGACGACGTCGAGCACCCGATCGCCCTGCAACTGGGCGGCAGCGATCCGGTCGACCTGGCCAAGAGTGCGAAGCTGGGCGAACAATGGGGCTACGACGAGATCAACCTCAATTGCGGCTGCCCGTCGGAGCGCGTGCAGAAGGGCGCGTTCGGCGCCTGCCTGATGAACGAGCCGCAACTCGTGGCCGATTGCGTGAAAGCGATGCGCGACGCGGTCTCGATCGACGTCACCGTCAAGCACCGCATCGGCATCGACTACGACGAGGAATACGGCTTCGTGCGCGATTTCGTCGGCACGATCGCCGATGCCGGCTGCCGGACCTTCATCGTACACGCCCGTAATGCCGTGCTGAAGGGCCTGTCGCCCAAGGAAAACCGCGAAATCCCGCCGCTGCGCTACGCCGTGGCCTACCAGCTCAAGCGCGAGTTCCCGGATCTCGAGATCCTGATCAATGGCGGCATCAAGAGCGACGACGAGATCGCCCTGCACCTGGAACACGTCGACGGCGTGATGCTGGGCCGCGAGGCCTACCACAATCCCTGGACCATGGCAGACTGGGATCGCCGCTTCTACGGCATCGAGGATGGCCGGCCGCGTTCGCGGATCGAGGTGCTGGAGGCGATGATTCCTTATATCGACGAGCAACTGCGCCGCTACGGTCCGCTGGGCCTCAAGCTCAACAGCATCACGCGCCATATGCTGGGTTTGATGCAAGGCTTGCCAGGGGCACGTGCCTTCCGCCAGACCCTGTCCGACTCGAAGAAGCTGGCGCTGGGCGACCCGCGCCTGCTGCTCGAGGCAGCCGCCAGGATGCCGATCGCCGCCTAA